One segment of Polyodon spathula isolate WHYD16114869_AA unplaced genomic scaffold, ASM1765450v1 scaffolds_164, whole genome shotgun sequence DNA contains the following:
- the LOC121308073 gene encoding E3 ubiquitin-protein ligase TRIM47-like: protein MASNLWSEDQFSCSVCLELLKDPVTIPCGHSYCMGCIKNCWDETDHTGVYSCPQCRKTFTPRPDLGRNTMLAEVVEKLKKTGLNPPPAQSYAGPGDVPCDFCTGRKFKAVKSCLTCLASYCETHVKPHYEGAAFKRHKLINATGNLEQKLCAEHQRLCEVFCRTDQTCICLLCSQDKHKSHDTVSAEKERTGKQKQLGETQTEIQQRIQERLKEVKELKQAVESLKRSACIEIKESEKIFTELIRSIEKIHTEVIELIGANEKAAVNQAEGRMKKLEQEIAELRRRNAELKQLSETEDHIHFLQNFQSLCAPPEAGDLPSVTVNTDISFGAVRKAVSELKDHIEDFCKGELVKISTTVNEVAVYSLQAPEPRNRAEFLKCKSVFTETFD, encoded by the exons ATGGCTTCAAACTTGTGGTCAGAGGATCAGTtcagctgttcagtgtgtctggagcTATTGAAGGACCCAGTCACTATTCCATGtggacacagttactgtatgggGTGTATTAAGAACTGCTGGGATGAGACTGATCATACAGGTGTCTACAGCTGCCCCCAGTGCAGAAAGACCTTTACCCCAAGACCTGATCTGGGCAGAAACACCATGCTGGCTGAAGTTGTGGAGAAATTAAAGAAGACAGGACtcaatcctcctcctgctcaaagTTATGCTGGACCTGGAGATGTGCCGTGTGATTTCTGCACTGGGAGAAAGTTCAaagctgtgaaatcctgtttgacgtgcctggcctcttactgtgaaacacacgtcAAGCCACACTATGAGGGGGCTGCTTTCAAGAGGCACAAGCTGATCAATGCAActggaaatctggagcagaagcTTTGTGCTGAACACCAACGATTATGTGAGGTCTTCTGTAGAACCGATCAGACGTGTATTTGCTTGTTGTGTTCACAAGATAAACACAAGAGCCACGATACAGTCTCAGCTGAGAAAGAAAGGACTGGGAAACAG aagcagctgggagagacacagacagaaatacaacagagaaTCCAGGAGAGACTGAAAGAAGTGAAGGAGCTCAAACAGGCTGTGGAGTCACTGAAA AGATCTGCATGCATAGAAATAAAGGAAAGTGAGAAGATCTTTACTGAGCTGATCCGATCCATTGAGAAGATCCACACTGAGGTTATTGAGCTGATTGGAGCTAACGAGAAGGCTGCAGTGAATCAGGCTGAAGGACGCATGAAGAAACTGGAGCAGGAGATTGCTGAGCTAAGGAGGAGAAACGCTGAGCTGAAACAGCTTTCAGAGACAGAGGATCACATCCATTTTCTACAG AATTTCCAGTCTCTCTGTGCCCCTCCTGAAGCTGGAGACTTACCCAGCGTTACTGTCAATACAGACATCTCTTTTGGGGCCGTGAGGAAAGCTGTATCTGAACTTAAAGACCACATTGAGGACTTCTGCAAGGGGGAATTAGTCAAAATAAGCACAACAG tgaatgaagttgcagtttacagtctgcaggctccagagccaaggaacagagctgagtttttaaaatgtaagtctgttttcactgaaacatttgattGA